One window of Robiginitalea biformata HTCC2501 genomic DNA carries:
- a CDS encoding histone deacetylase family protein has protein sequence MLKIAFHPIYAHPLPEGHRFPMQKYELLPQQLLHEGTAEHENFFTPGLPEDSEILRAHDAAYFEDLQTGRIPPREMRKVGFPWSEALVLRERTIAQGTIRCCHYALENGVSMNIAGGTHHAYRDRGEAFCMLNDQAIGACHLLANNLAERILMLDLDVHQGNGTAAIFREEPRVFTYSMHGQSNYPFRKEVSDWDVPLAKQTGDTEYLTTLETHLENLYAQVRPDFVFYLCGVDVLATDKLGTLALTPEGCRQRDAMVFRWCRSHGLPVQCSMGGGYSPQIRTIVEAHAQTFRTAQSLYF, from the coding sequence TTGCTGAAAATTGCCTTCCATCCCATCTATGCCCATCCGCTGCCGGAAGGCCACCGCTTCCCGATGCAGAAATACGAGCTCCTGCCCCAGCAGCTCCTGCACGAGGGTACTGCGGAGCATGAAAATTTTTTCACCCCCGGCCTCCCGGAGGATTCCGAAATTCTCAGGGCCCACGATGCCGCGTATTTTGAGGATTTACAAACCGGCCGCATCCCGCCACGGGAGATGCGCAAGGTGGGTTTTCCCTGGAGTGAGGCCCTGGTCCTGAGGGAGCGGACCATTGCACAGGGGACCATCCGATGTTGCCACTACGCCCTGGAGAACGGTGTTTCCATGAATATTGCCGGCGGCACCCACCACGCGTACCGGGACCGGGGGGAGGCATTCTGCATGCTCAACGATCAGGCCATCGGGGCCTGCCACCTGCTGGCAAACAACCTGGCCGAACGCATCCTGATGCTCGACCTGGATGTGCATCAGGGGAATGGAACCGCGGCAATATTCCGGGAGGAACCCCGGGTATTCACCTATTCCATGCACGGACAATCCAACTACCCGTTCCGCAAAGAAGTGTCTGACTGGGACGTCCCCCTGGCCAAACAAACCGGTGACACCGAGTACCTGACCACCCTGGAGACCCATCTTGAAAACTTGTACGCGCAAGTACGGCCGGATTTTGTATTTTACCTCTGTGGAGTGGATGTCCTGGCCACCGATAAGCTGGGCACCCTTGCGCTGACCCCTGAAGGTTGCCGGCAGCGGGACGCAATGGTATTCCGGTGGTGCCGCAGCCATGGCCTTCCCGTTCAATGCAGTATGGGAGGTGGATACTCCCCCCAGATACGCACAATTGTGGAGGCCCACGCCCAAACGTTCCGAACCGCCCAAAGCCTGTATTTCTGA